The following are from one region of the Methylophilus sp. DW102 genome:
- the wrbA gene encoding NAD(P)H:quinone oxidoreductase → MTDILILYYSQGGAVRDMAQQIARGVESVPGAQARLRTVPKISANCEATEPEIPSSGAPYATLQDLEECAGLALGSPTRFGNMAAPMKYFLDGTSRLWLKGALIGKPAAVFTSSGSMHGGNEMTLMTMMIPLLHHGMLLMGLPYSEPQLGTTKTGGTPYGASHIGGAMDDQPLSDDEKKLCLALGKRLAHTALKLQ, encoded by the coding sequence ATGACCGACATTCTCATCCTCTACTACTCCCAAGGCGGCGCTGTCCGCGACATGGCACAACAGATTGCCCGCGGCGTAGAGAGCGTACCTGGTGCTCAGGCACGACTACGCACAGTGCCCAAAATCTCGGCCAACTGTGAGGCCACCGAGCCCGAGATCCCAAGCAGTGGGGCGCCCTATGCCACACTGCAAGATCTCGAAGAATGTGCCGGACTGGCACTAGGCAGCCCAACACGGTTTGGCAACATGGCTGCCCCAATGAAATATTTTCTCGATGGCACCTCCAGGCTCTGGCTCAAAGGCGCGCTGATTGGCAAACCGGCGGCCGTGTTCACCTCCAGTGGCTCCATGCACGGCGGCAATGAAATGACTTTGATGACCATGATGATCCCGCTGCTGCACCATGGCATGCTGTTGATGGGCTTGCCATATTCCGAGCCGCAATTGGGGACGACTAAAACCGGTGGCACCCCGTATGGTGCCAGTCATATCGGCGGCGCGATGGATGATCAGCCCTTGTCTGACGATGAGAAGAAATTATGTCTGGCCTTGGGTAAACGTCTGGCCCACACCGCGCTCAAATTGCAATAA
- a CDS encoding peptidoglycan DD-metalloendopeptidase family protein — MNLRTLLTACGTACTLAACALNSPMPRAPVVTSVSPAPESKPAAPVSVGANQYLVQKGDTLYSIGRKFGIPFIKLAEFNQLQAPYEIHVGQVLNLTAKSGTSATNNKATDPAGADDAEVVTSAISRPDMNATPEAASTANAAPALQTTIEGEKSAAPLDLEAINDSDIQWQWPLAGKVSAGFDVQTNKGLNITGSAGQAVNAAGAGKVIYSGMDVRGYGKLIIVKHNSNLLSVYAHQGNSMVKEGVFVTQGEKLATLPAPANNKLPVLHFEIRQKGKPVDPATYLPSTPATASSH, encoded by the coding sequence ATGAATCTACGCACCTTGCTGACCGCGTGCGGAACCGCCTGTACACTTGCTGCCTGTGCCCTCAACTCTCCCATGCCGCGCGCACCGGTGGTCACCAGCGTGTCACCTGCGCCAGAGAGCAAACCGGCTGCGCCGGTCAGCGTGGGGGCAAATCAGTACCTGGTACAAAAAGGCGATACGCTCTACAGTATCGGCCGCAAATTTGGCATCCCGTTCATAAAGCTGGCCGAGTTCAACCAGCTGCAAGCGCCGTATGAGATTCATGTCGGCCAAGTCCTCAACCTGACCGCAAAAAGCGGCACCAGCGCAACAAACAATAAAGCCACCGATCCTGCAGGCGCGGATGATGCTGAAGTCGTCACCTCGGCGATCAGCAGACCAGACATGAATGCGACCCCAGAGGCTGCAAGCACGGCCAATGCCGCACCAGCGCTGCAGACCACCATCGAGGGCGAAAAGTCTGCAGCCCCCTTAGACCTCGAAGCCATCAACGACAGCGACATTCAATGGCAGTGGCCGCTGGCAGGCAAAGTGAGTGCCGGGTTTGACGTACAAACCAATAAAGGCTTGAATATCACGGGGAGCGCCGGTCAGGCGGTCAATGCCGCGGGCGCGGGTAAAGTAATTTATAGCGGCATGGATGTGCGTGGCTATGGCAAGCTGATTATCGTCAAACACAACAGCAACCTGCTCTCTGTCTATGCGCACCAGGGCAACTCGATGGTCAAGGAAGGCGTGTTTGTGACCCAAGGTGAAAAACTCGCCACCCTGCCCGCCCCGGCCAATAACAAACTGCCTGTGCTGCATTTTGAAATCCGGCAAAAAGGCAAACCGGTAGACCCGGCGACATATTTACCGAGTACGCCGGCCACTGCCAGCAGCCATTAA
- the surE gene encoding 5'/3'-nucleotidase SurE: MKILLSNDDGYLAPGLNVLAAHLSKIAEITVVAPERNRSGASNSLTLDRPLSVKQAANGFFYVNGTPTDCVHIALTGLMQEMPDMVISGINDGANMGDDTIYSGTVAAATEGYLLGIPSFAISMSQHQALHFETAAKIVVDLVQQYNHSEFTEPTLLNINVPDVPFEAIKGKKITRLGKRHKAEPVIQLQTPRGETVYWVGAAGQPNDGGEGTDFHAVAEGYVSISPIQVDLTKHSQIATLQQWLQSKQ, from the coding sequence ATGAAAATCCTGTTATCTAATGACGATGGCTATCTTGCGCCCGGCCTCAATGTCCTGGCCGCGCATTTGAGCAAAATAGCCGAAATCACCGTGGTCGCGCCCGAGCGTAACCGCAGTGGTGCCAGCAACTCACTTACCCTGGACAGACCTTTAAGTGTCAAACAAGCCGCCAATGGCTTTTTTTATGTCAATGGCACCCCCACCGACTGCGTACACATTGCCCTGACGGGCCTCATGCAGGAAATGCCGGACATGGTGATCAGTGGTATCAATGATGGCGCCAATATGGGCGACGATACCATTTACTCTGGCACCGTAGCTGCAGCGACTGAGGGGTATTTACTGGGCATTCCTTCTTTTGCCATTTCGATGTCACAACATCAGGCACTGCACTTTGAAACGGCGGCCAAGATCGTGGTGGACCTGGTCCAGCAATACAACCACAGCGAGTTTACCGAGCCAACCTTGTTAAACATCAATGTGCCAGATGTACCATTTGAAGCAATCAAAGGTAAAAAAATCACGCGACTGGGCAAACGTCACAAGGCCGAACCCGTCATTCAACTGCAAACCCCCAGAGGCGAAACCGTTTACTGGGTAGGTGCCGCGGGCCAGCCGAATGACGGCGGTGAAGGGACTGACTTTCACGCCGTGGCCGAGGGCTATGTCTCCATTTCACCCATACAGGTAGATTTAACCAAACACTCTCAAATTGCCACCCTGCAGCAATGGCTGCAAAGCAAGCAATAA
- a CDS encoding DUF2069 domain-containing protein — MIARWLMVSRWVASVSLIALIVLCLGWEILWAPLRAGGSLLFLKVLPLLGPLFGILRGKRYTYQWSGMLILFYFTEGVVRTWSETGLSQWLALAEVIFSALFFASVVTYAKFSGSRYQAA; from the coding sequence ATGATCGCGCGCTGGTTGATGGTCAGTCGCTGGGTCGCCAGCGTCAGCTTGATTGCGCTGATTGTATTGTGTCTGGGGTGGGAGATTTTATGGGCGCCCTTGCGGGCTGGTGGCAGCTTGCTGTTTTTAAAAGTCTTGCCGCTGTTGGGCCCGTTATTCGGCATTTTGCGTGGCAAGCGTTATACCTACCAATGGTCAGGCATGCTGATTCTGTTTTACTTTACCGAGGGCGTGGTGCGGACATGGTCAGAGACAGGGCTCAGCCAGTGGCTGGCGCTGGCAGAGGTCATCTTCAGCGCATTGTTTTTTGCCAGCGTCGTCACCTATGCCAAATTTAGCGGTAGCCGCTATCAGGCCGCTTGA
- a CDS encoding protein-L-isoaspartate(D-aspartate) O-methyltransferase gives MAIPRTSHKTGIGMTSSRTRERMLTRLREQGIQDEVVIAAMAEIPRHIFVDEALSIRAYEDVSLPIGYGQTISQPYIVAKMTQILRNGKPLNKVLEIGTGCGYQTAVLSRVSTDVYSLERIRPLVMKARNHLRTLKCTNVKLDHADGSLGLKDYGPFDAIMVTAAASHVPPELVEQLAVGGRMVIPVGTTDQVLHLIERTAQGIQQTALESVKFVPLLGGTALS, from the coding sequence ATGGCGATTCCAAGAACATCACACAAAACCGGTATCGGAATGACCTCTTCGCGGACACGCGAGCGCATGTTGACGCGCCTGCGTGAGCAAGGCATCCAGGATGAAGTGGTCATAGCGGCCATGGCAGAGATTCCTCGCCATATCTTCGTCGATGAAGCGCTGTCTATCCGCGCCTATGAAGACGTTTCATTGCCGATTGGTTACGGTCAGACCATTTCGCAGCCATATATCGTGGCCAAAATGACGCAAATTCTGCGCAATGGCAAACCATTGAACAAAGTGCTTGAGATTGGCACGGGCTGCGGCTACCAGACCGCAGTATTGTCGCGCGTGAGCACCGACGTCTACTCACTGGAACGCATCCGGCCGCTGGTGATGAAAGCCAGAAACCATCTTCGCACCTTGAAATGTACCAATGTCAAACTGGACCACGCCGATGGCAGCCTGGGCCTCAAGGATTATGGCCCGTTTGATGCCATTATGGTCACCGCGGCGGCCAGCCATGTGCCGCCTGAGCTGGTCGAACAATTAGCCGTCGGTGGCCGCATGGTCATCCCGGTCGGCACCACCGACCAGGTACTGCATTTAATTGAACGCACCGCCCAGGGAATTCAGCAAACCGCGCTGGAATCCGTGAAGTTTGTCCCATTGCTAGGAGGCACTGCTTTATCATGA
- the leuA gene encoding 2-isopropylmalate synthase, producing MQTQSAHKYQAFPPVHLPDRQWPNAVITQPPIWMSTDLRDGNQSLFEPMDADKKRRMFKMLCQMGFKEIEVAFPSASQTDFNFVRSLIEERQIPEGVTIEVLTQAREPLIRRTMESVRGARRVIVHVYNAISPTFRDVVFNMTKAEVKAMAVDAVRLVKALAAEMPETEVVMQYSPETFTATELEFSKEVCDAVTEAWEATPDRKIIINLPATVEVATPNVYADQIEWMHRHLAHRDSVILSLHPHNDRGTAVAATELGIMAGADRVEGCLFGHGERTGNVDLVTVALNMYSQGVHPGLDFSDIDAIGRTVEECTQIEIHPRHPYAGDLVFTAFSGSHQDAIKKGFAARQTQPADAPWNMPYLPIDPKDVGRNYDSIIRVNSQSGKGGVAYLLESHYGVVMPRRMQVEFSAVVQQYTDQHGSEVGPETLWQLFNAHYVSTVMPMHMQDYQLESHAQGQAIRMHMAVNGVPAIASGQGNGPVDAAIHALQHMGIEVQVRSFEERSLGASPSAGEAMACAFVEVACQGKVCYGVGMDTNIVTASIKAIFSGMNRCHVQAGSLRKTA from the coding sequence ATGCAGACACAATCCGCACATAAATATCAGGCTTTTCCTCCCGTTCATCTGCCGGACCGTCAATGGCCGAATGCGGTGATCACGCAACCGCCGATTTGGATGAGTACCGATCTGCGCGATGGTAATCAGTCGCTGTTTGAGCCGATGGATGCGGATAAAAAGCGCCGTATGTTCAAGATGCTGTGCCAGATGGGCTTTAAGGAAATTGAAGTGGCGTTTCCTTCGGCTTCGCAAACCGATTTCAACTTTGTGCGTAGCCTGATTGAAGAAAGGCAGATTCCCGAGGGTGTGACGATTGAGGTACTGACGCAGGCACGCGAGCCTCTGATCCGCCGTACGATGGAGTCCGTCCGTGGTGCGCGTCGGGTGATTGTGCATGTGTATAACGCGATTTCGCCAACGTTTAGGGATGTGGTGTTTAATATGACGAAGGCAGAGGTCAAGGCGATGGCCGTGGACGCGGTGCGTCTGGTAAAAGCACTGGCCGCCGAGATGCCTGAGACCGAAGTCGTGATGCAATATAGCCCGGAGACGTTCACGGCGACCGAGCTTGAATTTTCCAAAGAGGTGTGCGACGCAGTCACCGAGGCCTGGGAGGCAACGCCTGACCGCAAGATCATTATCAACCTGCCGGCGACGGTGGAAGTGGCCACGCCGAATGTGTATGCCGACCAGATTGAGTGGATGCATAGACATCTGGCGCATCGCGACAGCGTGATTCTGAGCCTGCATCCACACAATGACCGCGGCACGGCGGTGGCGGCCACCGAACTTGGCATCATGGCCGGAGCGGATCGCGTGGAAGGCTGCCTGTTTGGGCATGGGGAACGCACGGGCAACGTGGATCTGGTGACTGTGGCGCTGAATATGTATTCGCAAGGTGTGCATCCTGGCCTGGATTTTTCCGACATTGATGCGATTGGCCGGACGGTGGAGGAGTGTACTCAGATTGAGATTCACCCGCGCCACCCTTATGCGGGCGATCTGGTGTTTACTGCGTTTTCTGGTTCGCATCAGGATGCGATTAAAAAGGGATTCGCGGCAAGACAGACGCAGCCCGCCGATGCGCCCTGGAATATGCCTTACCTGCCGATAGACCCCAAGGATGTGGGTCGCAATTATGATTCGATTATCCGGGTGAATAGCCAATCAGGCAAAGGCGGCGTGGCTTATCTGCTTGAGAGCCATTATGGGGTAGTGATGCCCAGACGCATGCAGGTCGAATTTTCTGCCGTGGTGCAGCAATATACCGACCAACACGGCAGCGAGGTGGGGCCTGAGACCCTGTGGCAGCTGTTTAATGCTCACTATGTGTCTACGGTGATGCCTATGCATATGCAGGACTATCAGCTGGAGAGTCATGCCCAGGGCCAGGCGATCCGCATGCATATGGCAGTCAATGGCGTGCCCGCCATCGCCAGTGGGCAAGGCAACGGGCCGGTGGATGCGGCGATTCATGCCCTGCAACATATGGGCATTGAGGTACAGGTACGCAGTTTTGAAGAGCGTTCGCTAGGGGCCAGCCCGTCTGCTGGCGAGGCAATGGCCTGCGCGTTTGTCGAGGTCGCGTGTCAGGGCAAGGTATGTTACGGCGTGGGGATGGATACCAATATCGTCACCGCTTCGATCAAGGCCATTTTTAGTGGTATGAACCGTTGCCATGTGCAGGCGGGCAGCCTGCGCAAAACAGCCTGA
- a CDS encoding DUF2470 domain-containing protein: MSDAPIPKSLAREARQFLFSTRHAILSTHSMKYPGFPFGSVAPFVCNQQAEPVVLISTIAEHTKNILENAKVSLLVFSGAEDLQANARLTLMGEAMPCDKQDADSRARYLRYLPQAASYFDMHDFHFYRIQVEHVRYIAGFGRMGWFEGSALSEGLGESMLAAQEAGIVAHMNEDHKDSLLQYCKHVHDITADHAEMIGLDAEGFDVQYHQGEETQGLLRFAFEQPVLNAMDARKALVALSQACKA, translated from the coding sequence ATGTCTGATGCCCCCATCCCGAAATCATTGGCTCGTGAAGCCCGTCAATTCTTGTTTTCAACCCGTCATGCCATTTTGTCGACGCATTCGATGAAGTATCCCGGTTTTCCATTTGGCTCGGTGGCACCGTTTGTCTGCAACCAGCAGGCAGAGCCCGTGGTTCTGATCAGCACGATTGCCGAACATACCAAAAATATTCTCGAAAACGCCAAAGTCTCTTTACTGGTGTTTTCCGGAGCTGAAGACTTGCAAGCCAATGCGCGCCTGACATTGATGGGTGAAGCCATGCCTTGCGACAAGCAGGATGCCGATTCGCGCGCCCGCTACCTGCGCTATTTGCCACAGGCAGCCAGCTACTTTGATATGCATGACTTCCATTTTTACCGCATTCAGGTGGAGCATGTGCGCTACATTGCCGGCTTTGGCCGCATGGGCTGGTTTGAAGGCTCGGCGCTCAGCGAAGGGCTGGGCGAGAGCATGCTCGCCGCGCAAGAAGCGGGCATCGTCGCCCATATGAACGAGGACCACAAGGATAGCCTGCTACAGTATTGCAAACATGTTCATGACATCACCGCCGACCATGCAGAAATGATAGGCCTGGATGCTGAAGGGTTTGATGTGCAATATCATCAGGGTGAAGAAACACAAGGCCTATTGCGATTTGCCTTTGAGCAGCCGGTACTGAACGCCATGGATGCGCGCAAAGCCTTGGTAGCCTTGTCTCAAGCGTGTAAAGCATGA